The proteins below are encoded in one region of Hordeum vulgare subsp. vulgare chromosome 3H, MorexV3_pseudomolecules_assembly, whole genome shotgun sequence:
- the LOC123441548 gene encoding uncharacterized protein LOC123441548 — protein MTDAWTDRKGRGVMNLVVHSGHGVLFLDSVDCSDVKKDGKYIYELVDRCIEDIGPEKVVQVVTDNASVNTTAASLMKAKRPSIFWTGCAAHCIDLMLEDIGKLPVVEKTIVLARQVTVFLYAHTRVLALMRKTLGRDLVRAGVTRFATAYLNLKSLQDNKKDVLKLFRSEELNDMGYLKKDKGKKAQKVVQTDSFWKGVDIAVNFFEPMANVLRRVDSDVPAMGVFHGCMLDARKEICLRFDNDESRFKAVMDIIDKRWDNKLKTPLHLAGYFLNPYYYYPNKNAIENDGSFRAAVIHCITRMIQDEMLQEEIIDELNIYEEEAHSFGTDIATRQRRNKIFDPAKWWLNHGTSAPKLKNLVRKILTLTCTSSACERNWSSFEQVHAKKRNRLLSDRLRDLVFVKFNARLQHKRANKNRDPIEKVINDVLEDEANEFITGIVPNDNASEHLGNEAQAQQETSTSQAQGRKRKRSAVAKKKRKKSIHSLLNSIEEDPMLCSSSSESDDQAQDESNYASGDSD, from the exons ATGACCGATGCATGGACAGATAGGAAAGGCAGAGGAGTAATGAACCTAGTTGTTCACAGTGGACATGGGGTCTTATTCTTGGATTCGGTTGATTGCTCGGATGTAAAAAAAGATGGGAAATACATCTATGAACTTGTAGACAGGTGTATTGAAGATATTGGGCCAGAAAAGGTTGTTCAAGTGGTGACTGACAATGCTAGTGTTAATACAACAGCTGCAAGTCTGATGAAAGCAAAGAGACCATCCATTTTTTGGACTGGATGTGCAGCCCATTGTATTGATCTCATGTTGGAAGATATTGGGAAGCTGCCTGTAGTTGAGAAAACAATTGTCCTAGCAAGGCAAGTGACCGTGTTCTTGTATGCTCATACGAGGGTTTTGGCTTTGATGAGGAAAACTCTTGGAAGAGACTTGGTCCGTGCTGGTGTTACTAGATTTGCCACGGCTTATCTCAATCTAAAAAGTTTGCAAGACAACAAGAAGGATGTGCTTAAACTATTCAGATCAGAGGAGCTAAATGACATGGGGTACTTAAAGAAGGACAAGGGTAAGAAAGCTCAAAAGGTTGTGCAAACTGATTCCTTTTGGAAAGGTGTTGACATTGCTGTGAATTTCTTTGAGCCAATGGCTAATGTGCTAAGAAGGGTGGATAGTGATGTGCCTGCGATGGGAGTCTTCCATGGTTGTATGCTAGATGCGAGAAAGGAAATTTGTTTGAGGTTTGACAATGATGAGAGTCGCTTCAAAGCTGTTATGGATATCATTGACAAGAGGTGGGACAACAAACTGAAGACACCACTACATTTGGCTGGGTACTTTCTCAATCCCTACTACTACTATCCAAACAAGAATGCGATCGAGAATGATGGATCATTCAGAGCAGCGGTCATCCATTGCATTACAAGGATGATTCAAGATGAAATGTTGCAAGAAGAGATTATTGATGAACTCAACATATATGAAGAAGAGGCCCACTCTTTTGGAACGGACATTGCCACGCGGCAGAGAAGAAACAAAATTTTTGATCCAG CAAAATGGTGGTTGAATCATGGCACAAGCGCACCCAAGCTGAAGAATTTGGTAAGAAAGATCCTCACATTGACATGCACCTCCTCAGCTTGTGAGAGAAACTGGTCATCATTCGAACAA GTTCATGCAAAAAAACGTAATAGACTACTCAGTGATCGGTTGAGGGATCTTGTCTTCGTCAAATTCAACGCGAGGCTGCAGCATAAGAGAGCAAATAAGAACAGGGATCCTATAGAGAAGGTTATCAATGATGTTCTGGAGGATGAAGCCAATGAGTTCATTACTGGGATCGTTCCTAATGACAATGCCAGTGAACATTTAGGTAATGAAGCTCAAGCTCAACAAGAGActtcaacatcacaagcacaaggaagaaaaagaaagaggtcTGCAGTAgccaagaagaagaggaagaagagcatcCACTCTCTTCTTAACAGCATTGAAGAAGatcccatgctatgttcttcaTCTTCGGAATCAGATGATCAAGCTCAAGATGAGTCTAACTATGCCTCTGGTGATTCAGATTGA